The Papio anubis isolate 15944 unplaced genomic scaffold, Panubis1.0 scaffold922, whole genome shotgun sequence DNA segment GTTAAAGGCCATCTGTATCCATTTTAGATAAGAATATTGGTGTTTCGAGGTAGCATGtgtagaggttaaaaaaaaaggcttggtggctgagcgcggtggctcacgcctctaattccagcactttgggaggcttaggcgggaggatcacgaggtcaggagatcaagaccatcctggctaacagtgaaaccccgtccctactaaaaatacaaaaaaatttagcctggtttggtagcgggcgcctgtagtcccagttactcggagactgaggtaggataatgttgtgaacctgggagacggagcttgtagtaagccaaggttgtgccactgcactccagcctgggcaacagagtgagactccgtctccaaaaaaaggcTTGGTAAACTCTCCCTCAAGGACTCTTGCAATATGACAGCCCCTTACTCTAACCAGCATAATACCAATACTATCACCTAAGTATAGATCTCCTATAAGGAATTGAGGAGCTACACTCACCAAAGGACCCCTAACCTTTTATCTCTTCTGTAGTAGTACTTCAAAATCtctggcaattctttttttttttttgagacggagtctcccactgttgcccaggctggagtgcagtggcgcgatctgcaagctctgcctcctgggttcacgacattttcctgcctcagcctcctgagtagctgggactacaggtgcccaccaccacgtctggctaattttttttttttttttttgtatttttagtagagacggggtttcaccatgttagccagaatggtctcgatctcctgacttcgtgatccacccacctcggcctcccaaagtgctgggattacaggcatgagccaccgcgcccggccaagtctcTGGTCATTCTTCAGGACAATGAAAATGACTTCAGTAATCAAAATTTTCTGAATCTCCTTATATCCAACAAGCACAGGTCCTCACAGTTCATTAGAAAGAATGGTTTCAAAGTCAAAATATTCTCATCATTGAATCAGTATGTTCTTTACAGATCTACTCCTTTAAAATGACAATTAGACTATCTACACAAACAGCACTTTCTTAGCCAGCATATCCATGCCTGGCTGCCTGCAGGCCTTTCTTTAAATGAGTTTTTGCTTCTAACTGCGTGACAAAGCCCATATAGCTGCAAGAGTGCTGGCCTGGATTTGGAACTACCTTTTGTACCAGAAACTAAAGTGTCAGCTAAATTCTCTTGGCTGAATATTCACGCTAGCAAGGATGCAAGGAGTTTCAAAAGCTTAGTGTTTGGGCCTCTGTAAGAATTGGGTTAGCTCTCAGAAGACTTCATTTCTTTGGAGCTATGTGACAGATTTCAATAATCAGTTCTTTTCTCCTACTTTGCAATCTTGCAAATCAACCTTTGATCCACAAACAGACTATGAAGgaagataaatgttaaaatatcttcCAATATTAGCAGTGGACAATCATGctgttaatgaaaatattttaaagaaaaactgcaaGAGAGATCAGAACAGACAAAATTCAAGTGGAAAAAATGTGAGTATGCTGCACTAAGATAAAATTCTAAGTCAAACATTTTTATCCTCCAGGGTTAGACATTTAAGCACAATGACAGATATACTGTTTAAGAGAACAATGTAGCAATATCAAATAGCAAAGTGACTCATGGCAGTTAGGAAACGAATGTTCAACTATAAGCACTTACTGTCTGAACCCACCCAGCAGGTTCACAGCAAAAATTAGCAATCATGTTTGAAGTGATAAGGACTGTATCCAGGTCTGAGtatgaagggaagaaagaagtcaGCACCCAGGCTGTGCAAAAACACCTGAGAAAAACGTAGGCTTGCATGGTAGTGCTAAACTTGGAATCAACAGAACTGGGTTTCAATGCCAGCATACAGTCTGTCTTTGATTATTAGAgattaattaacctctctgagtttgTTTGCCTATCTGCAAAATGGACATTTAAAATGCCAATCCCACAGGATTGTCATGGTAAAACAACCAAAACTAACTTTTGTAGTATTTTATAGATTCATCCACGTGCAGTCTCATTCCCCATTAACCATTCTAGGAGGTAGATTATGATCTCAGctttattgatgaggaaactgagacccagagaactAAGTTATTTGTCCAAaatcacatagctaataagtgtCAGAATTAACTAAGACTTAGATCTTCTGACACCTATAATACCCATAGCtgtttatgaaaaacaaatatgaaatatataataacatgTAGCCTATTACCTGGCCCAAAGAGAGTAATGAATGAACATTTGCATGTAAAAAACAAAGTATTCTCTATTCTTGTTAGTatacccaaaatatttttttttttttttttttttttttttttttgagatcggagTCTGTTTCGTCTtctaggctgggagtgcagtggcttgatctcagctcactgcaagtctgcctccccggttcacttccacgcattctcctgcctcagcctcccgaagggactacaggcgctcaccacctcaccaaggttttgtattttagtagagacgggtttcaccggctagccaggatggtctcatctcctgaccttgtgatccgccttcGCCTccggccccaaagtgctgggattacagggcttgaGCCACACtgccttttttgagacggagtctcacctgtcgcccaggctgagtgcagtggccgcatctcagctctcactgcaagcccctCGGCCCCGGTTTACCattcctcctgccctcagcccagagtagctgggactacaggcgcctcgccACTCCCTCcgggctagtttttattttaatagacggggtttcaccatgttggccaggatggtctcgatctctccctGACCTCGGATCCTACTgcctcgcctccccaaagtgctgggattacaggcttgcttcACTGCTACCagccccaaaatatttttataactaaaaaGCTTTaattacacaaaaagaaaatgaaacaaaaggctGGTCCGCTTCCTAAGGAATCATCTCACCTAGGGAAATGAATGAACATCAAGGCAActtatacatgaaaaaatgaagTATTCTCTATTCCTTGTAAGTATAtccaaagtattttatataactaaaaagctttaattacacaaaaaataaaatgaaacaaaggttGGTCCACCCTTAGGAATCATCTCATCAGAGCATACCTAACTGCAGCAGTCAGAATTAGTAGGGAGAGGGCAAATCAAGGGTGCACCAATGCTTGTTTACCCATATACTCAAATCTCaaagacaaacaagaaaactgTTATACCATTAATGTAGACTCTTCATCAAGGCCTCAACAGATATGGACTATAAGGCTAAGCATTGTTCAGTAGTAGGTAATGTTTTTCATATCAGGCAACTAAGAACTACTTGGATATAGGCATATGTTTTCaactgtaaattttataaaacctTAAATACAGATCAagtatttctaataaaaaattagagTCTGAATCCAGgctgtaaaaagtaaaatatacatggCGCCGAAGACttttatcaagaaaaataaatgtaaaatctctAATAATTTTAGTAGTATTTCAAGTGGTTGAAATAATGTTTAGGTATACCCGGGTTAGATCAAATATGGCTTGCTGCAACCAATTTTATTAGGCGGTGGCTCGGCGCctgaatctcagcactttgggaggccaagatgggtggatcaatggcggtcaggagttcaagaccagcccagcttcaacatgatgaaaccccatctctactaaaatgcaaaaatttgggccgggctgtggctcaagcctgtaatcccagcactttggcgcCGAGACGGGCGgacaggtcagagatcgagaccatcctggttaacatggtgaaaccctgcctctctactaaaaatacaaaaactagccgggcgcaggtggcggatcactgtagtcccagctactgaggccggagtgcaggagaatggcgcggaactccGGGAGccagcagtgagctggagatcccggccactgcattccagcctggtgaccagAGCTGGTGACcctgggcctcaaaaaaaaaaaaaaaaaaaaaaaaaaaatgcaaaaacaatgcAGGaagggtgcctgtaaccccagctactaaggaggctgaggcatgagaattgctcgaacctcgGGAGGAAGgtgcagttgcagtgagccacatcgtggccattgcactccagcctgggtgacagagcaggactccatctcaaaaaacaaaacaaaacaaaaatcaatttcatcatttacttttatctctatataatgtggctactagaaaaatttaaattacacatACATCTTGCATTATCAGAACTGATATAAGGGAAGTAAGAGGAAGTTTGATGGCACTTAAAAGTATATGTAACTACacgagaaaaagaaaactattaacaCAGGCAGCAAAAACTATGATTCTCATATAAATGAAGTGGAGATACACGATAATCGTATAAATATCTAAAGTAGATGTATGGGTACTACCATAGTTTTAAATATCGTGCCATCTAGAAGATATAAAAACATACCTTGTTTATTTCATTCACAATAAATCCTTCTGAAGCTGTAACCTCTGGGATGCCATCTAGGCCAATTCCTTGACATGTTAGGCTGCCATACAAAGACGGTTTCCCTATATGGTACAAAAAAagcatgtctcaaaaaataagaaaaatttaatatttttctctttgaagaccCAATTCAGGCATCTGTATAAATAGTAAACCCATGAAATTGGCCCATGAAAGAAAAACAGGTACCTGTGTTAAAAGTCAGGTGAAGTAAAAAGAGAATTAGATtaggtgtcttagtctgtttagtgttgctataaaggaatacctgaggctgggtaatttacagagaaaagaggtttatttggctcacggttctgcagactgtacaagtatggcaccagcatctgcttctgatgagagcctcaggctgcttccacgcatggcagaaggagaagggagccagtgtgtgcagagatcacatggtgagagaggaagtaagagagaggagggagataCCAGGATCTTTTTTACAATCAGCTTTCTCAGGAaagaacagagtgagaactcagtcactctCACTCCCCAGGgaggacattaatctattcatgaggcgtctgcccccatgacctaaaACACCCCCCCGCgttaggccctacctccaacactgaggattaaatttcaacatgagatttggaggggtcaaatatccaaactatagcactAGGCAACTCTAATTTGAAAGGGAATACACTTTCAAGACTAAAatacatattctatttttttttttttttttttgtctgagatggagtctcgctctgtcacctaggctggagtgcagtggcgcgatccggctcactgcaacctccgcctcctgggttcacgccattctcctgcctcaacctcctgagtagctgggactataggcacctgcaaccacacccagctaattttttatatttttagtagagatggggtttcaccgtgttagccaggatggtctcaatctcctgacctcgtgatccgcccgcctcggcctcccaaagtgctgggattacaggtgtgggccactgcacccgacctgactaaaacacattttcaagactaaaaaagaacaaagatttaGTGATTTGATACAGCATTTGTAGAGAGGGCTGCTAGAGTGATCTCAACCTGATGTAACTGGCTGTGAAATGTAATTCTTCCAGGATGAAAGGTGAAGATcaatatgcatacatgtatttaTCCACAgtatatacacataatacacAGTAAAGAATTAAGCTTCAGTAACCTGTAAAATTTGCCTAAGTAGAATACTGATTTTGCAGAGATATGGGCCAAGTAAGATATTATCCTACACATAAGCACACGCAGATgataaaatgaagttaaaaactGTTTCCATTCTTCTTCTACACCTTATATATTCATGTCCAAAACAGCCCATATAACACACTGTTTACATGCCTGACTTGCCCAACAGACTGTGAAGTCCTTGAGTCTACCAGGGTGctacattcatttattattcagtAAATAAATGTCAAACCAAACTGAAGTTACAGAAGAGAGAAGTAGAAATCACCATGGATTCACATAAGAGTGGgagggctttttttttgagatggagtttcattagtgtcgcccaggttggagtgtaatggcgcgatctcagctcactgcaacctccacctcctgggttcaagcagttctcatgcctcagcctcccaagtagctgggattacaggcgcctgccaccacatctggctaatttttgtatttttagcagagatggggtttcaccagattggccaggctggtcttgagctcctcccctcaggtgatcacccacctcagcctcccaaagtgttgggattacaggcgtaagccaccacgtctggccggGAGCGCTTTCTAGAGAGTATAGGACTTGCGTAGGATCCTCAAAGAAAGATAGGAGCTGGCTaggaagaaaataagggaaaGAAAACTCCAAATTAAGGAGGAGCatatcaagaatgaaagaaagtcggctgggcatggtggctcacgcctgtaatctcatcactttgggagctcaaggtgggtggatcacaacatcaggagttcaagaccagcctggccaacacagtgaaacctcatctctactaaaaatacaaaaattagccaggtttggtggcatgcgcctgtagtcccagctacgatactcaggaggctgaggcagaagaatcgcttgaacctgggaggcggaggttgcagtgagctgagaccacgccattgcactccagtatgggtgacagagtgagacaccatctcaaaaaaaaataataaaagaaaaaaaaaaacaagagggaAGGCGTCATCAATTAATACACCAGTTTGGTAATAGCAGTCATGGAAATGATACTTAAGGGATAAATCCCAGAGAAACTCAAGTCTAGGGTAGAAGTTTGGCCTATAGAAGACCTAGTAAAGATGCTTTTCACAGGGAAGTATCATGAAGCACTATTTCAGAAAGATGCCACAAAAACAGAACTGAAGGAACTTCACTTTTTATCCCACTCCATAATTCCCTACTGTGTTTACCAACTGCCTTAAGAAGTCTGGCCCTCATGGTGCATCATTTCGACCAATCACTCAATGACTTCTCTACATTTgtggatgtgtatatatatgtattttttaaatatgtgagacagggtctcactctgtcacccaggctggagtgcagtggcatgatcatggttcactgcagcctctgtctcctggaatcaagtgattctcccacctcagcttcctgagtagcctgcatgccaccatgcccaacttttttttttttttttttttttgagacggagtctcgctcagtcacccaggctggagtgcagtggcgcgatctcggctcactgcaagctccgcctcctgggttcacgccattctcctgcctcagcctcccaagtagctgggactacaggcgcccgccaccacacccagctaattttttgcatttttttttagcagagaaggggtttcaccgtgttagccaggatggtctcgatctcctgacctcgtgatccacccgccttagcctcccaaagtgctgggattacaagcgtaagccactacgcccggccaattttttatttttattttttttttatttttagtagagactgttgcccagactggtctcgaactactgggctcaagcaatccttctgcctcagcctcccaaagtggtaggattacagggtGAGTTACCCTGCCCAGCTGACTTCTCTGCATTTGTGAAGTCACTAAAATGACCTCAGCCTTGGTTTTCTCTATATAATAGCAGAACTGGGATCAGTCCAACCACTCACCTTCTACATTCCTACATGCAGGCTGCTAAGCACTGCTCCAGAAAAGGACACAACTGCCAATTGTCACCAATACAATTCATGTTTCTAAACTCAGCAGTTTTGTAATCCTTTCACCTCTCCCATTCCCCACAGCAGCCGGTTCTCATGCCATCTATCCTGCCATCAAAATCTCCTTCcctcataatagccaaaacctagaaataaatgtccgtcaattgatgaatggataaacaaattatagTGTATCCATACAACAGAGTATTACTgggccacaaaaaggaatgaagtactgataaaaacaacaaatagaaaCATTGTACtaagttgcctgtaatcccagcactttgggaggccgaggtgggtagatcacttgaggccaagagttcaagaccagcctggccaacatgccgaaacctcattcgtctctactaaaaatacaaaaattacccgggtgtggtggcaggtgcctgtaatcccagctactcaggaagctgaggcacaaaaatcacttgaatccgggaggtgaaggttgcaatgaggagctgagattgcgtcattatacttcagcctagacaacagagtaagactctcaaaaaaaaaaaagaaacattatgctaagtgaaagaagtcacacAAAAGGCCAcgtattttatgattccatttatgtgaaatgtccaaagTAGGCAAaaccatagagatagaaagtaaacTAGTGGTTGCTAGGATTGGGGGGTGGAAAGTGACTGTTAACAGGTATAGACTTTTTTTTGCGGGGGAGTGATactagaaataatatatgtaaagcaactAGCACATAGATAGCACACatttttatctcaataaagctgttatttaaaaacaaaaacaagaaacaagatggtggatcacacctagagtctcagctacttgggaggctgagaaaggatcacttgagcacaggagttcaaatTCAgcacctgggaaacacagtgagaccccatgcattaaaaaataaacacagaagttcaagaccagcctgggcaacatagtgagaccttgtctccacaaaaaatttacaaaattagccgggtatggtggtgcatggctgtggtcccagctactcaggaggcttaggtgggaggatctcttgaacccaggagatcaaggctgcagtgacccataaCCATGTaactctactccagcctgagcaacagggcaagaccctgtctcaaaaaaataagaataggccaggcacagtacgtctgtaatcccagcactttgggaggccgaggtgggtggatcacaaggtcaggagttcgagaccatcctgcctaacacagtaaaaccctgtctctaccaaaaatacaaaaaaactagctgggcatggtggcgggtacctgtagtcccagctactcaggaggctgaggcaggagaatggcatgaacccggaaggtggagcttgcagtgagccaagattgtgccactgcactccagcctaggcgacagagcgagactccatctcaaaaaaaaaacaaaacaaaaaaattagccaggcgtggtggcacatgcctgcaatcccagctacttgggaggccgaggcagaagaattgcttgaacccaggaggcggaggttgcagtgagccaagaccacaccactgcactccagcctgggcgacaagagcgaaactccaactcaaaaataaataaataaataaataatatataaaaataaaaataaacacacacagaaacaaaaaccatCCTCCTCCTTAAGAGACATCATTAACTCCAATTCATAAAGAAAACTGAGCCTACAAGTtaccctcaaaaaagaaaaaaaaagtgcgggtgcggtggctcacacctgtaatcccagcactttgggaggccacagtgagtggatcacaagatcaggagatggagaccatcctgactaacacggtgaaaccccgtctctactaaaaatacaaaaaattgccgggcgcggtggctcatgcctgtaaccccagcactttgggaggttgaggtggatggatcacctgaggttgggagttcgagaccagcctgaccaacatggagaaaccgtgtctctgttaaaaaaaaaaaaacatacaaaattagccaggcatggtggcacatgcttgtaatcccagctactcgggaggctgaggcaggagaattgcttgaatctgggaggtggaggttgcagtgagccaagattgtgccattgcactccagcctccagcctggacaacaagaacgaaactccgtctcaaaaaaaaaaacaacaaaaaaaaacaaaaaaattagccaggcatggcggcacacgcctgtagttccagctacttgggaggctgaagctggagaatcacttgaacctggcaggcggaggttgcagtgagccgagactgcgccactgcactccagcctgggcaacagagtgagactccatctcaaaaacaaacaaacaaaaaaaaaactccttggTTGTTGAAGGTAGCTtggtaattaaaaacaaaacaaaactaagtttGTTGCTTTGTAAAgacttgataatttttttaaaaactgttttaggccaggggcagtggctcatgcctataatcccagcactttgggaggccaaggcaggaggatcacttgaggtcaggagttcaagaccagcctggccaacatggtgacatcccgtctctactaaaaatacaaaaattagctgggcatggtaacatgcacctgtagttccagctattcaggaggctgaggcacgagaatcgcttcaacccgggactggaggttgcagtgagccgagatcatgccactgcattccagcctgggtgacagagcaagactctgttttaaaaaactgctttaatAGTATGTATGGGCAAGATAAATGCAAAATGTTAGGGAAAAgatctaaaaaaatataaacccCAGTTGACATTTTGCTCTTAGATTGCTTTTTTAGCGTAAGTAAAGATTTGCCTTGCTTTAAAGAAACTGTGCCTTTCGGTTATGGTTTATTATAAGAAAGCCAAGGTCCTTGTAATAATCAGTGGACTAATGAAGAGATGGTGAATtttaatgtatgtttatatattttagttaaaataaaatgtaggtcttttgtgtatttttttttttacttttatttatttatttatttatttttgagacggagtttcactcttgttacccaggctggaatgcaatggcgcgatctccactcactgcaacctccacctcatgggtttaagcgattctcctgcctcagcctcctgagtagctaggattacaggcagcaccaccatgcccggctaattttttgtatttttagtagaaacggggttttatgttagccaggctggtctcaaactcctgacctcaggtgatccgctcaccatggcttcctaaagtgctgggataacaggcgtgagccaccgtgcccagctttttttttattttttttttttttttgagacggagtcttgctcagtcgactaggctagaatgcagtggcatgatctcggctcactgcaagctctgcctcccgggttcatgccattctcctgcctcaggctcacgagtagctgggactacaggcacccgccacaatgcttggctaattttttgtatttctttttagtagagccactgtgcccagcttttaaattttttttatttttattttttaattgagacagggtttcgctctgtctctcaggctggagtacagtggcacaatcctagctcaaGCAGTTAGAATAGGATTTTTGAACATAATTAAGCacaataaaatagttaaaataaaatacaatattgtcCTTGaatttttatgttacatatatatatatatgtatatatgtgtatgtatgtgtgtgtatatatatatttgtatatttgtgtgtgtgtttctttttttagagacagggtctcactttctgGTCCAGGGTAGGAGATCACGTAGCATGATCACGGCTACCCGATCAGGGTAGGAGAtccagtagcatgatcacagctcactgcagccttgacttgttggacttgagcaatcctcccacctctgcctcttgagtagctgggactacagacacccaacaccatgcccagctagttttattTGCTGTAGAcacgaggtctccctatgttccccaagctggtctcaagcaatcctccatcttggcctcccagaatggtggatgataggtgtgagccaccacatctggccttatACTTTAAGATGATTGGCAAGTCACAACACTATAAAGTC contains these protein-coding regions:
- the LOC116273590 gene encoding proteasomal ATPase-associated factor 1-like, whose product is MAAPLRIQSDWAQALRKDEGEAWLSCHPPGKPSLYGSLTCQGIGLDGIPEVTASEGFIVNEINKTWIQSLSLQT